The sequence TCAGAGAGAGAGCTGTAGCATCAACATACAAGTGCCGTAAGTTGGCAAGCATGTTGATGGTTTGAGGAATAGTATTGCGAGCATATCCACGGAGGTATAAAACTTGAAGATTGCAAGGGAAGTTGCGCAaattgctgaatcttgtgaaagaAAGATCTAAGAACCTCAAATTTCTCAAGGATGCAATGCTAGGCAGCATATTCGTCATCACCTCCAAATGAGACAAGTCTAACACTCGAATGCTTCTTGAGTTGACCAACATATTGTCCACAACATCACAAATTGCATTACTGTCACAATGGCCAAACAATAAGATTGTCCGCAGATTCTTATACTTGTTGAGTTCATGAATTTGCATTTGATTGCCAACTTGCAGAGCCAAGTGGCGAACAGTTGGTGATGCTCTCTGGGAGGTCTCTTTGTGGAAGAAGCATTCATATGAAGAAACAGCAATTGCAAGAGCCCTTACTAGATCGTGCATAGTGTACCTCTTGTTGTCGAATGTAGACTGAAAAAATGATCTTTGTACAAGTTCATCAAAAACCTGATCTCCGATATCCTCTAATCTAGTTCCATCAAATCCACTGTGTTGGATGAAATCATGAGAAATCCACATACTGACCAATCTATCCTTATCAAACAAGTAGTTCTGTGGAAAGATCGAACAGAAAGCAAAGCTCTGCCTCTGTCTAGGGTGTAGATCTTGATAACTAATTCCCATGTATGGAAGGATTTCACATAAAACGTCACTCCGGTCCCACCAATCACTCTCCAGGATGCTTCTCCACTGGTCTATAGTTAATCTAGACCTCAATAGATTTCCCATTACTTTTGCTGCTAATGGAAGACCCTCTAGTTTTCTTGCTATTTTCTCACCAATAAACAAAAGAGTCGGATTGTTCTCAACCACAACATTGCTTGTGCCAAATGCATAATACTGGAACACTGGCCAAAAACTCTCCCATGGCAAAGGTGCTAGTGGAACTTGACATATTGTCGCCACTGTATCGGCAACCCTTTTGCTTTGTGTTGTGACAACAACTACACTTCCTGGCACTTCACGAGCTATGGCAGTAAGCAAACTACTCCACTGGTCACACATCTCATCCCAAACACTGTCCAGCACAAGAAGGAACCTTTCTTCAGGGTGGAAGACATTTTGAATATTGTTGACAATTGTTTCCAAACTATCAGTGTAGTCAAAAGACGAATCATTTCCTTTAAAAGAGCACAACATCTCTTGCAATGTCCTTTTCATGCTGAAGTGTTTTGAAACATACACCCATGCTCTGTGCTTAAAGTAAAGCTTCACATTTTCATGATTGTAAATAATTTGAGCAAGGGTTGTCTTCCCAACCCCACTCATACCAACAATTGGGACGACATCAACACCGCCAACGCAGTACCTTGCCCCAAGTTTTGCTCTTAAGCTGCTGGATTCTGGTTCAGAGCTAGATGAACCcaaaataattttcagtatcaaCTCTAGAACTTCATCGCGGCCAAACACCTTGACATCAACTGGAACACGAGAAGTAGTCTCTCTCCGAATTCCTTCCTCCTTCATGGTGGTTAAATTACTCTGCTTCATTAGCTCAACAAATGTGTTGGACGTTGCACAAAGGTGGTCTAGCTTTTGCACAACACATTCAAGCCTTTTCATACTCTCATCAGGCACAATCAAACTTTTGAGGGCCCTGACGGATGATGAAATGAGCTCACTCACCTTGCGCTTTCCGGCAACTATCTCATGACAATCAAATCTGTCAAGCACATCCTCCGCTTCATAGGCAGCACTGTGGAGGTTCCTCAACCAGTTGGTAAGACTAGTGCTGACGATAAGCTGGTTGTCAGCCACCTCGGTTATGGCCTTCACGACGGTGAGGCTTGTGCGGAGTTTGGTCAGAAGCTCTTCAGTAGCATGGCTTACATTGtagttgctctcgaggaagtccatTGTCTTGTCAACAACACGTTGAATAACTGCAGATGAGAAACCACCAGCTATCTGCTCTACAGCTGCAGACATCATGATTTGGAACCCTGcaataatgatataattttttagcACATGTCTGTAAGAAGTTGTGCAAAGTTGTCTCATGTTAAGGAAGGGATGAGCATATTAATAATGAGCTTCATTTCGGCAAGGAGGTCTCTGCCTAACTATACAGGCCACTAAATGCGTAAAAACAAACTTTTCAAGCATTTGGTAACCTGACGAATTTTTCTTCCTGTATGAATTGGTAGGCAATACTAGAGATAAGCGCCTTTTAGACCTTGCCACAGGAAGAGTGTTTTTCAGTTTGTCAATCATTGAGTTAGTCACCTGTTCAAAAATCTATCCGTTGATTGACCTGGATACTTACTTATGTATCAGTTCTTTGATCAAGATCATCACCCAACAAATTATGTACTCCGAAGAATATGACATGGCATTAGATTTTATTGGTGACATTTCAATTTATTTAATGTTGACACACAACACCTACAAAGGAAGTTAATTTTTTTTGAGACTGGACTTTCAGCTCCCGGGTGCAGGGGCACcctcatgaacagtaaattcaaaacaatatgaaaaaagaataaaaaaaatctgaaactttggggGAACAAATATGATCAAACATTCAACGTTCATGCAAAGTTTTAGCATCAAAAAACATTCATGGAGCCCTCgccgaaaaaaaaaacaaaatcagtgtTCAAAGTTATGTGTACTTTTGAGCAGTAATCTGTTTTTTTTTTGTGAGGGCTCCTCGAGTGCTTTTTCTGGCTGAAAATTTGCGAGAACATCAAAAGTTTGATCATATTTGATCCCCCAACATTTCagaatttttcaattttttttcatcttGTTTTCAAGTTACTGTTCATGAGGGTGCCCCTGCACCCGGGAGCTGTCACACCTTTCCCATTTTTTTTTCTATGTATACGCATCAGAAATTAGCTCTTGAGTTGCCCTGTACTCGAATCTTGTGAAAGCAGACTTCATTCCTCGAGTGCCTATGAAATTCTGCAAAACGGCTTCTCTAGGTAGTGTTGTAAATGATCAAATCTAGCAAATTCGTCACAGGCACAAGCCTGCATATCGGTATAACTTGAAGAGATGAACATATCATACAGAAATTTTGCAATATGCACTAGAAACACCTTAAACTTAAAAGCTTCAAGCATATAATCAATACATCTGAAACAAAATTACTAAACAAAACAAGGTATATAGTTGCGTTGGGTGNNNNNNNNNNNNNNNNNNNNNNNNNNNNNNNNNNNNNNNNNNNNNNNNNNNNNNNNNNNNNNNNNNNNNNNNNNNNNNNNNNNNNNNNNNNNNNNNNNNNNNNNNNNNNNNNNNNNNNNNNNNNNNNNNNNNNNNNNNNNNNNNNNNNNNNNNNNNNNNNNNNNNNNNNNNNNNNNNNNNNNNNNNNNNNNNNNNNNNNNNNNNNNNNNNNNNNNNNNNNNNNNNNNNNNNNNNNNNNNNNNNNNNNNNNNNNNNNNNNNNNNNNNNNNNNNNNNNNNNNNNNNNNNNNNNNNNNNNNNNNNCGTCCCTGACACGCACCTGCGACAGCGAGCGAGATCGGGAGAGAAGAAGGCAGCGGCTTGGAGCTGGACCGGCAGGAAAGGCGGAGATGCGGTCGCGGCGGCCGGCGGGTGCTCGGGTGGGGATGGATAATTCCCAACCCAAGCAGGAAGAAGCAGTTAGGTAGCTCCTACACGAAGAAGAATATAATTGGTTTCGTTTCGGGCTTGGCTTATACTATACTCATCTGTTTGGGCTGTCCGGACAGAAGAACTTCACCAAACCGAAGCCCTTACACCTAACTCATTTGTTTGGGCTGTCCTGTATACATTATTGCAACAATTTtatttcttttgacattgatgccTTCTAGTTTTTTCTCCCTCTATAAATTTTggatctaagagcatctccaaccagACCCCCACTCTGTCTATATCTCCATTTTCAGGAGGGACAACTCGTCCAAGACCGCGCCCGGGCAGAAG comes from Triticum aestivum cultivar Chinese Spring chromosome 5B, IWGSC CS RefSeq v2.1, whole genome shotgun sequence and encodes:
- the LOC123114440 gene encoding putative disease resistance protein RGA4, encoding MMSAAVEQIAGGFSSAVIQRVVDKTMDFLESNYNVSHATEELLTKLRTSLTVVKAITEVADNQLIVSTSLTNWLRNLHSAAYEAEDVLDRFDCHEIVAGKRKVSELISSSVRALKSLIVPDESMKRLECVVQKLDHLCATSNTFVELMKQSNLTTMKEEGIRRETTSRVPVDVKVFGRDEVLELILKIILGSSSSEPESSSLRAKLGARYCVGGVDVVPIVGMSGVGKTTLAQIIYNHENVKLYFKHRAWVYVSKHFSMKRTLQEMLCSFKGNDSSFDYTDSLETIVNNIQNVFHPEERFLLVLDSVWDEMCDQWSSLLTAIAREVPGSVVVVTTQSKRVADTVATICQVPLAPLPWESFWPVFQYYAFGTSNVVVENNPTLLFIGEKIARKLEGLPLAAKVMGNLLRSRLTIDQWRSILESDWWDRSDVLCEILPYMGISYQDLHPRQRQSFAFCSIFPQNYLFDKDRLVSMWISHDFIQHSGFDGTRLEDIGDQVFDELVQRSFFQSTFDNKRYTMHDLVRALAIAVSSYECFFHKETSQRASPTVRHLALQVGNQMQIHELNKYKNLRTILLFGHCDSNAICDVVDNMLVNSRSIRVLDLSHLEVMTNMLPSIASLRNLRFLDLSFTRFSNLRNFPCNLQVLYLRGYARNTIPQTINMLANLRHLYVDATALSLIPGIGQLSQLQELENFSAGKRNGFMISELKYMQELSGKLCISNIHIIKNKHEAMDANMIEKKHLEALELKGRNVSKDVLEGLQPHPNLQELMIEGYGATSFPSWMLEAHLFTKLKSLYVGNCRHLVVLPPFGKITSLKHLTLNNLPSVKQVDGTSFDCFPNLEDLKVSLMTSWTNWSHAESDHGPLLQRVTRFELHDCPLLKEVPYLSFMSSLSELDISVCGDFVKALPQYVQLLTHLKKLSMSFCDHTLLLSGQHLKSLEYLYLRKCGGLRLIDGLHCFPNLRKVNVYGCPNILTEFSDQSTIQDEQSGLRLTNMVTDYSLFNRNCFLPSVRDLLIAYIDDLYFTPEQEEWFEQLISVEKIEFGFCNFLERLPTTLARLTSLTILHLKWTRPVFLEGVVPQNLQELVMNGFSGETENNFKPGGSEWVNISHVPYIRLNDKTVQNLSVNAASSSSNHQS